One Cedecea neteri DNA segment encodes these proteins:
- the arcC gene encoding carbamate kinase, producing the protein MSKRIVLALGGNALGEDLAGQMQAVKQTSQAIVDLIAQGHQVVVTHGNGPQVGMINLAFEAAAKTDAHTPMLPMSVCVALSQGYIGYDLQNALREELLSRNMHIPVATLITQVEVDANDPAFSNPTKPIGSFFNKEEADQLSLKGYVLKEDAGRGYRRVVASPKPIDIIEKETVKAMMDACHVVITAGGGGIPVIREGNHLRGASAVIDKDWASAKLAAMIDADMLIILTAVEKVAINFGQPNEQWLDNLSLSDAEQFIAEGHFAKGSMLPKVEAAASFARSRPGRKALITVLSKAKEGIEGKTGTVIQG; encoded by the coding sequence ATGAGTAAAAGAATTGTACTTGCCCTCGGCGGCAATGCCTTAGGCGAGGATCTGGCCGGGCAAATGCAGGCAGTAAAACAAACATCACAGGCCATCGTTGATCTGATTGCTCAAGGGCATCAGGTGGTCGTGACTCACGGTAATGGGCCGCAGGTTGGGATGATTAACCTGGCCTTCGAAGCGGCCGCCAAAACCGATGCACATACACCAATGCTGCCAATGTCGGTCTGCGTGGCGCTGAGCCAGGGCTACATTGGCTACGATCTCCAAAACGCGCTGCGTGAAGAGCTGCTCTCGCGCAATATGCATATCCCAGTGGCAACGCTGATTACCCAGGTTGAGGTGGATGCCAATGATCCGGCGTTCAGCAACCCAACTAAACCTATCGGTTCATTTTTCAACAAGGAAGAAGCCGACCAGCTTTCCCTAAAGGGTTATGTGCTCAAAGAAGATGCTGGACGAGGCTATCGTCGCGTCGTTGCTTCGCCAAAACCGATTGATATCATTGAAAAAGAAACAGTTAAAGCCATGATGGATGCCTGCCACGTAGTGATTACCGCCGGCGGTGGTGGGATCCCGGTGATCCGCGAAGGTAACCATCTGCGCGGGGCAAGCGCGGTTATCGATAAAGATTGGGCCAGCGCCAAACTCGCGGCAATGATTGATGCCGATATGCTGATAATTCTTACCGCGGTAGAAAAAGTGGCTATCAATTTTGGCCAGCCGAACGAACAGTGGCTGGATAACCTGTCGCTGAGCGATGCAGAGCAGTTTATTGCTGAAGGGCATTTCGCCAAAGGTTCAATGCTGCCGAAGGTGGAAGCCGCCGCTTCCTTTGCTCGCTCACGTCCAGGCCGTAAGGCGCTGATCACCGTATTGAGCAAAGCAAAAGAAGGTATTGAAGGTAAAACCGGGACTGTTATTCAGGGATAA
- a CDS encoding sigma-54 interaction domain-containing protein gives MIPSKSPSILMHIQPTIQRFARMLSSVLQLEVEIVDNALCRVAGTGTYGKFLGRKLNKDSRLLRYIIETKKEKVVAHSRFDPLCKGCESKETCKEKAFLGTPIIYQEQCVGVISLIAVTCDQQERINDNITEFSDYVRHVSSIFVSRLLEDQRGSDNIHKMFLTMLEHMDQGVIVVSQEQSIKYVNQAALKILGANQGSIIGKTINFQPLTFAQNFIRGHMQHVIAIDGEKELIIGQLHAIQDQWFFLMAFHQSHSSADFSPQQDGPQIEQMVGECRPMRQLKKLISRIAPSPSSVMISGESGTGKEVVARAIHKLSDRKDKPFIAINCAAIPEQLLESELFGYVKGAFTGASTNGKIGLLQAANNGTLFLDEIGDMPLTLQAKLLRAIESREIQPVGASHPVPVDIRIISATNQNLDRFIADGKFREDLYYRLNVIPLRLPPLRERQDDIELLIHYFLHLHTRRLELVYPGVSPEVITLLKDYRWPGNIRELSNLMEYLVNVVPSGEVIDVSLLPPNLINSGKLNGGSEPVTSVSHVKAGTEEEGVTGLEEMERQMIRDALTRYSNKKQAADELGIGIATLYRKIKKYDLSVV, from the coding sequence ATGATACCTTCGAAGAGTCCCTCCATTTTGATGCACATTCAACCTACTATTCAACGATTTGCCCGCATGCTTTCAAGTGTGCTTCAGCTTGAGGTTGAAATTGTCGACAATGCGCTGTGCCGGGTTGCCGGTACGGGTACTTACGGAAAGTTTCTTGGGCGAAAATTAAATAAAGACTCCAGACTTCTTCGTTACATTATTGAAACAAAAAAGGAGAAGGTGGTCGCCCACTCACGTTTTGACCCACTGTGTAAAGGGTGTGAGAGTAAAGAAACTTGTAAAGAAAAAGCTTTTCTCGGCACACCTATTATTTATCAAGAACAATGCGTGGGCGTAATTAGTTTGATCGCAGTCACCTGCGATCAGCAAGAAAGAATAAACGATAACATTACCGAATTTTCCGATTACGTGCGTCATGTCTCTTCTATATTTGTTTCGCGACTCCTGGAAGATCAACGCGGCAGTGATAACATTCATAAAATGTTTTTAACGATGCTTGAACATATGGATCAGGGCGTGATTGTTGTTAGTCAGGAACAAAGTATTAAGTATGTTAATCAGGCTGCATTGAAAATTCTTGGCGCAAATCAGGGAAGTATTATCGGCAAAACCATTAATTTTCAGCCTCTGACGTTTGCGCAGAATTTTATTCGTGGGCATATGCAACACGTTATTGCCATTGACGGAGAAAAAGAGCTCATCATTGGTCAACTGCACGCTATTCAGGATCAGTGGTTTTTTCTGATGGCATTTCACCAGTCACATTCTTCTGCAGATTTTTCACCACAGCAGGACGGGCCACAAATTGAACAGATGGTGGGGGAATGTCGGCCTATGCGGCAATTGAAAAAGCTGATTAGCCGCATAGCACCAAGTCCCTCTAGCGTGATGATTTCAGGAGAAAGCGGTACCGGGAAAGAAGTTGTCGCCAGGGCAATACATAAGCTAAGTGACCGTAAAGACAAACCTTTTATCGCTATTAACTGTGCGGCAATTCCAGAGCAACTATTGGAGAGCGAGTTATTTGGTTACGTCAAAGGAGCGTTTACCGGGGCATCAACCAACGGTAAAATCGGGTTACTTCAGGCAGCCAATAACGGAACTTTGTTTCTCGATGAAATTGGTGACATGCCGTTAACGCTTCAGGCCAAACTGCTGCGGGCTATTGAATCTCGTGAAATCCAACCCGTAGGCGCAAGTCATCCCGTACCGGTTGATATTCGAATTATTTCTGCCACAAACCAAAATCTTGATCGGTTCATCGCTGACGGCAAGTTTCGGGAAGATCTCTACTATCGTTTGAATGTTATTCCTCTGCGGTTACCACCGCTGCGCGAGCGGCAAGATGATATTGAGCTACTTATTCATTATTTTCTTCATCTACATACCCGGAGGCTTGAGCTGGTTTACCCTGGTGTTTCCCCTGAAGTGATTACGCTATTAAAAGATTATCGGTGGCCTGGTAATATCCGAGAATTGAGTAACCTGATGGAGTATTTAGTGAATGTCGTGCCGTCTGGCGAAGTGATCGATGTATCTTTGTTACCACCAAACTTGATCAATAGTGGAAAACTGAATGGGGGCAGCGAACCGGTAACATCAGTTTCCCACGTTAAGGCTGGAACAGAAGAAGAGGGCGTCACCGGGCTGGAGGAGATGGAGCGGCAGATGATCCGCGATGCCTTAACCCGCTATAGCAATAAAAAGCAAGCGGCAGACGAGTTAGGCATTGGGATTGCTACGCTGTACCGCAAGATAAAAAAATACGATCTTAGCGTCGTATAA
- a CDS encoding YgeY family selenium metabolism-linked hydrolase, whose product MAKHIPFKLILEKANHYQQDMTRFLRDMIAIPSESSDEKRVVHRIKEEMEKVGFDKVEIDPMGNVLGYIGHGPRLVAMDAHIDTVGIGNIKNWSFDPYQGMETEELIGGRGASDQEGGMASMVYAGKIIKDLGLEDEYTLLVTGTVQEEDCDGLCWQYIIEQSGIRPEFVVSTEPTDCQIYRGHRGRMEIRVDVQGVSCHGSAPERGDNAIFKMGPILNELQDLSHKLGNDEFLGKGTLTVSEIFFTSPSRCAVADSCAVSIDRRLTWGETWEGALDEIRALPAVQNAGAVVSMYHYDRPSWTGLVYPTECYFPTWKVEENHFTVRALSNAYEGLFGKAPVVDKWTFSTNGVSIMGRHGIPVIGFGPGKEPEAHAPNEKTWKSHLVTCAAMYASIPLSWLATE is encoded by the coding sequence ATGGCTAAACATATTCCGTTTAAACTGATTCTTGAAAAAGCCAATCACTACCAGCAGGACATGACCCGCTTCCTGCGCGACATGATTGCTATCCCGAGCGAAAGCAGCGACGAAAAACGCGTCGTTCACCGTATAAAAGAAGAGATGGAGAAAGTCGGTTTCGACAAGGTAGAAATTGACCCAATGGGCAATGTTCTGGGGTATATCGGCCACGGCCCACGCCTGGTGGCAATGGATGCGCATATTGACACAGTGGGTATTGGTAACATTAAAAACTGGAGTTTTGACCCGTATCAAGGGATGGAAACCGAAGAACTGATCGGGGGGCGTGGCGCGTCTGACCAGGAAGGTGGTATGGCCTCCATGGTTTATGCAGGAAAAATCATCAAAGATCTCGGTCTGGAAGACGAATATACGCTGCTGGTAACCGGCACAGTGCAAGAAGAAGACTGCGACGGTCTGTGCTGGCAGTACATCATTGAACAGTCGGGTATCCGCCCAGAATTTGTGGTCAGTACCGAACCCACCGACTGCCAAATCTATCGCGGCCATCGTGGTCGTATGGAAATTCGTGTCGATGTGCAAGGCGTTAGCTGCCATGGCTCTGCGCCAGAACGCGGTGATAACGCCATTTTCAAAATGGGCCCAATCCTCAATGAATTGCAGGATCTTTCACACAAACTAGGCAATGACGAGTTCCTTGGCAAAGGTACACTCACCGTTTCCGAAATTTTCTTCACCTCCCCTAGCCGATGCGCGGTTGCTGACAGCTGTGCGGTATCTATCGACCGTCGTCTGACTTGGGGCGAGACATGGGAAGGCGCGCTGGATGAAATACGCGCCCTGCCGGCGGTACAAAACGCCGGAGCCGTCGTGTCAATGTATCACTACGATCGCCCGTCATGGACGGGACTTGTATACCCAACCGAATGCTACTTCCCAACCTGGAAAGTTGAAGAAAACCACTTCACTGTCCGTGCGTTGAGCAATGCCTATGAAGGACTCTTTGGCAAGGCGCCCGTGGTTGATAAGTGGACGTTCTCCACTAACGGCGTATCTATCATGGGCCGCCACGGTATTCCGGTCATCGGTTTTGGCCCAGGCAAAGAGCCTGAAGCCCACGCGCCAAATGAAAAAACCTGGAAATCACATCTGGTGACCTGCGCTGCGATGTATGCCTCTATTCCGCTAAGCTGGCTGGCAACCGAGTAA
- the dpaL gene encoding diaminopropionate ammonia-lyase produces the protein MSAFSLKMDIADNRFFTGETSPLFSRKQAQQARHFHQKIVGYKPTPLYALNELAALFGVRKILVKDESQRFDLNAFKMLGGSFAIAQLLCEKYQLNIDDLSLDELKTRISEKMTFATTTDGNHGRGVAWAARQLGQNAVVYMPKGSAQERVDAILRLGAECIVTDMNYDDTVRFTMQTAQKNGWEVVQDTAWDGYTKIPTWIMQGYTTLADEAVEQMASMGIARPTHVFLQAGVGAMAGGVLGYLADVYGASNLHSVIVEPELADCIYRSGVKGQIVNVGGEMATIMAGLACGEPNPLGWELLRNCSTQFISCQDAVAALGMRVLGNPIGHDPRIISGESGAVGLGTLAAIHYHPQREALMNKLQLESDSVVLVISTEGDTDVKHYREVVWAGKHPAAL, from the coding sequence ATGTCTGCTTTCTCACTGAAAATGGATATTGCCGATAACCGGTTTTTCACAGGTGAAACCTCGCCGCTGTTTTCACGTAAACAAGCGCAACAGGCACGGCATTTCCATCAAAAAATAGTCGGTTATAAACCAACTCCGCTGTATGCCTTGAACGAACTGGCCGCGCTGTTTGGCGTGCGAAAGATTCTGGTTAAAGACGAGTCACAACGCTTTGATCTGAACGCTTTCAAAATGCTTGGTGGCTCCTTCGCTATCGCTCAACTGCTGTGTGAAAAGTATCAGCTAAATATCGATGACCTGTCGCTTGACGAGCTGAAAACGCGCATCAGCGAAAAGATGACCTTTGCCACTACAACCGATGGAAACCACGGGCGTGGCGTCGCATGGGCAGCAAGGCAGCTTGGGCAAAATGCGGTGGTGTATATGCCCAAAGGATCGGCCCAGGAACGTGTTGACGCCATTCTGCGTCTCGGCGCTGAGTGTATCGTCACCGACATGAACTACGACGATACCGTGCGTTTCACGATGCAAACCGCGCAGAAAAACGGCTGGGAAGTCGTGCAGGATACGGCCTGGGATGGCTATACCAAAATTCCAACCTGGATAATGCAGGGCTACACCACGCTAGCCGACGAAGCCGTTGAACAAATGGCGTCAATGGGGATAGCCCGCCCCACCCACGTGTTCTTACAGGCGGGTGTGGGCGCTATGGCAGGCGGTGTGCTGGGCTATTTGGCTGATGTCTATGGTGCCAGCAACTTGCATTCAGTGATTGTTGAACCGGAACTGGCCGACTGTATTTATCGCTCAGGCGTTAAAGGCCAGATAGTTAATGTCGGCGGCGAGATGGCCACCATCATGGCCGGTCTGGCCTGTGGCGAGCCAAACCCACTCGGTTGGGAACTGCTGCGCAATTGTTCTACGCAGTTTATCTCTTGCCAGGATGCTGTCGCTGCGCTTGGGATGCGCGTGCTGGGCAATCCAATAGGCCACGACCCTCGCATTATTTCCGGTGAATCTGGCGCCGTCGGTCTCGGGACGCTGGCTGCCATTCACTACCACCCTCAGCGAGAAGCGCTAATGAACAAACTGCAGTTGGAGAGCGATTCTGTCGTGCTGGTGATCAGCACCGAAGGCGACACCGACGTGAAGCACTATCGGGAAGTCGTTTGGGCAGGCAAGCACCCGGCCGCATTGTAA
- the ygeW gene encoding knotted carbamoyltransferase YgeW, with the protein MKTVNELIKDINKLNSSLHEKDFLLTWEQTPDELKQVLDVAEALKTLRAENIATKVFNSGLGISVFRDNSTRTRFSYASALNLLGLAQQDLDEGKSQIAHGETVRETANMISFCADAIGIRDDMFLGAGNAYMREVGDALDDGHKQGVLPQRPALINLQCDIDHPTQSMADLAWLREHFGSLDNLKGKKIAMTWAYSPSYGKPLSVPQGIIGLMTRFGMDVTLAHPEGYDLIPDVIEVAKNNAKASGGSFRQVTDMAEAFKDADIVYPKSWAPYQVMEQRTALLRANDHDGLKALEKACLAQNAQHKNWHCTEEMMAETHNGEALYMHCLPADITGVSCDEGEVEDAVFEKYRIATYKEASWKPYIIAAMILCRKYARPGQLLEALLNDAQKRIK; encoded by the coding sequence ATGAAAACAGTTAACGAACTGATTAAGGATATCAACAAACTTAATTCCAGCCTGCATGAGAAAGATTTTTTGCTAACATGGGAACAAACCCCTGACGAACTGAAACAAGTTCTGGATGTCGCTGAAGCCTTAAAAACCCTGCGCGCCGAAAATATCGCCACCAAAGTGTTCAACAGTGGTTTAGGTATCTCCGTTTTCCGCGATAACTCCACCCGTACCCGTTTCTCTTACGCCTCAGCACTTAATCTCTTAGGGCTGGCACAACAGGATTTAGACGAAGGAAAATCACAGATTGCTCACGGCGAAACGGTACGTGAAACCGCCAATATGATTTCCTTCTGCGCCGACGCCATTGGGATTCGTGATGATATGTTCCTGGGCGCCGGTAATGCCTATATGCGCGAAGTGGGTGACGCGCTGGATGATGGTCATAAACAAGGCGTTCTGCCCCAGCGTCCTGCGCTGATTAACTTACAGTGCGATATCGACCACCCTACCCAATCTATGGCCGACCTTGCCTGGCTACGTGAACATTTCGGCTCATTGGACAACCTCAAAGGCAAAAAAATCGCTATGACCTGGGCATATTCACCCAGCTACGGTAAGCCGCTTTCCGTGCCGCAGGGCATTATCGGCTTGATGACTCGTTTTGGCATGGATGTCACTTTAGCGCATCCGGAAGGTTATGACCTGATCCCGGATGTGATTGAAGTGGCTAAAAACAATGCTAAAGCTTCCGGTGGCAGCTTCCGTCAGGTGACCGATATGGCCGAAGCCTTCAAAGATGCGGATATCGTCTACCCGAAATCCTGGGCACCTTATCAGGTGATGGAGCAGCGCACAGCGCTGCTTCGTGCCAACGATCATGATGGCCTTAAAGCACTCGAAAAAGCCTGCCTGGCGCAAAACGCCCAGCATAAAAACTGGCACTGCACCGAAGAGATGATGGCAGAAACGCACAACGGTGAAGCCCTTTATATGCACTGCCTGCCAGCCGACATTACCGGCGTTTCTTGCGATGAAGGTGAAGTAGAAGATGCCGTGTTTGAAAAATACCGTATCGCAACCTACAAAGAAGCAAGCTGGAAGCCGTACATCATCGCCGCCATGATCCTCTGCCGTAAATATGCCCGCCCCGGACAACTGCTCGAAGCGCTGCTCAATGACGCGCAGAAACGCATTAAATAA
- the hydA gene encoding dihydropyrimidinase — protein MRVLIKNGIVINADGQAKQDLLIENGLVSQLADDITPEQPCEIIDASGCYVMPGGVDVHTHFNIDTGLARSCDDFFTGTRAAACGGTTTIVDHMGFGPVGCRLRHQLETYHGYAAYKAVIDYSFHGVIQHINHAILDEIPMMVEAGISSFKLYLTYQYKLNDDEVLQALSHLHRAGALTTVHPENDAAIARRRAEFLAAGNTAPRYHALSRPLECEAEAIARMINLAQLAGNAPLYIVHLSNGLGLEYLRLARSRHQPVWVETCPQYLLLDERCYEREDALKYLLSPPLRNASNNDALWCGITDGQIDVLATDHCAFSMAQRLYLSGGDFSRCPNGLPGVENRLLLLFSHGVMTGRITPEHFVALTSANPAKLFGLWPQKGRLAPGADGDVVIIDPRRTTTIRHEMLHDNADYSPWEGFVCQGSIRQTLSHGRVIFNNGSFTGTAGQGRFLRRAPFSTAHLSMSGNAS, from the coding sequence ATGCGCGTATTGATTAAAAACGGCATTGTGATCAACGCTGACGGCCAGGCGAAACAGGACTTACTCATTGAGAACGGCCTGGTCAGCCAGCTTGCCGATGACATAACCCCGGAGCAGCCCTGCGAAATTATCGATGCCAGCGGGTGTTATGTGATGCCCGGTGGGGTTGATGTTCACACTCACTTTAATATTGATACCGGGCTGGCCCGCAGCTGCGACGACTTTTTTACCGGAACTCGCGCAGCGGCCTGCGGTGGTACAACCACTATCGTTGACCATATGGGCTTTGGTCCGGTGGGGTGTCGGTTACGCCACCAACTTGAAACCTACCATGGTTACGCCGCCTACAAAGCGGTTATCGATTACAGCTTTCACGGCGTCATTCAGCATATTAACCACGCCATCCTCGATGAAATTCCAATGATGGTTGAGGCAGGGATCAGCAGTTTCAAGCTTTATCTCACCTATCAATACAAACTCAACGATGACGAAGTGCTTCAGGCGTTAAGTCATCTGCATCGTGCAGGGGCGCTGACTACCGTTCACCCTGAAAATGACGCGGCAATAGCCCGCAGACGCGCTGAGTTTTTGGCCGCGGGTAATACTGCCCCCCGCTATCATGCCCTCAGCCGTCCGCTAGAATGTGAAGCGGAAGCCATCGCCCGAATGATCAACCTCGCCCAGCTTGCGGGTAACGCACCACTGTATATCGTGCATCTCTCTAATGGACTGGGGCTGGAATACCTGCGTCTTGCCCGTTCGCGCCACCAGCCAGTGTGGGTAGAAACCTGCCCGCAGTACCTTCTGCTGGATGAGCGCTGCTACGAACGAGAAGATGCGCTGAAGTATCTGCTCAGCCCACCTCTGCGTAATGCCAGCAATAACGATGCGCTGTGGTGTGGCATTACGGATGGTCAAATTGACGTACTGGCAACTGACCACTGCGCGTTTTCAATGGCACAGCGGCTGTATCTTTCCGGCGGTGATTTTAGCCGCTGCCCCAATGGCCTGCCCGGGGTAGAAAACCGTCTACTGCTGCTGTTCTCGCACGGCGTGATGACCGGACGAATAACGCCTGAGCATTTTGTCGCGCTCACCAGCGCCAACCCGGCAAAACTGTTTGGCCTGTGGCCGCAAAAAGGGCGGCTTGCTCCCGGAGCCGATGGCGATGTGGTGATTATCGATCCGCGTCGAACCACAACCATTCGCCACGAAATGCTGCACGACAACGCAGACTATTCACCCTGGGAAGGATTTGTCTGCCAGGGCTCTATTCGCCAGACCTTGTCCCACGGTCGGGTTATTTTCAATAACGGTAGCTTCACCGGCACAGCGGGTCAGGGGCGTTTTCTGCGCCGGGCCCCCTTTTCTACCGCCCATTTATCGATGAGCGGCAATGCATCCTAA